Within the Zea mays cultivar B73 chromosome 10, Zm-B73-REFERENCE-NAM-5.0, whole genome shotgun sequence genome, the region TGGCTAGACTGGTTTCGTGGGGGTGATCCACCAAGCGACGGGGGATGAGAGGAGCCTTcactataatttgttgtccgctTCTTCTCATTTAAAAAAACAAAGTGAGAAGCTAAACCAAATCCTGTTGTACCAATATATGAATGATTATATGATTATACAAATTAAATCtaagagaaaagaaaaatatTATGTGATTGCTAACAATGACATAAGCGATTCAAAGTGCAGGATACATGAATTGATATATTCTGAAGAAACTCTTATATACAAAGCAGGGATAATAATTGGATCACACAAGCTGTTAAACATCGCAAAACACCACTATTGCATCAAAATAATAGATATTCGTACATTTATGCAgtatcaaaattgaatcaaaacaaaaataacaaaggtTTAAAAGTAAAGATTCCATTGCTTTTGCATTATGTCAAAAACAAGCAAAGGCAGTCTGTCATGTTTCTTTGGCATTGTTCTAAAAGAAAAAGATAACACTAAATTGAGAAGAGCAGACTGAGAGCCCCCGGATTTGAGAAGAGCTCCCAGACCCAGCCCCATGTCGTCACACCGGGAGATCCACCACGGCTCAAAGCAACCTAGCAGCCGGAAACATAGACGTGGAGGTTAGATGGCCACGCACAGCCACAGGGCATAACATGGCCACACTTTGCAAGTTATAGGGAATAAACTCAATTATTGCTTGAACAGTGTAGTTTAGATTAATTAAACCAATAGAACACTTGCTTTTTTTGTTTAACTCTAGAATAATAGCAGTTTGACAATATGCGTGTCTAGGCGCCGCGGGTGATCGATCCAAGCAGTGATCGCCGATGTACCAGTGTTGTGCGTGTTCATGACAATGAACTGAAAGCGGGACTCAGAGTTCCTGGACCAATCAAGCACATTTTTGACAGAACCAGACCGCATAGGAGTGCAAGCCAAAAAAAAAACCCAACACAAACCCTCACCTCCTGACAACAAACAGCGACCCCTCGACGTCCTTCCAGCTCTGCACGAAACAAACCAATAACCAAAGAATCTGCCATGAGATGATGCTGGATCGGATAATGGTCCAGTAAATGGAGCATGAGGAAGGAAGAATCTATGGCTCACTTGACGTGCGCGGTAGTGTCCACCATGAGATCTTGTTGGATCAGATCGGGGGAAGGGAGAATCTGTTGCTCACCCACTGGTTGAGGTCGGTAGGAGCAGAGGATCATGTCACACGGGGGACCGGTGCTCCAAGGCCAGATGGTGGTCGGCGGAGAGCATTACAACGGGGAGCGAGGCAGTGAGGCGGATGGTTCATCAGGTTGGCGCTGGTGGTCATCGGAGCCCCCTCGCCTCCCGATAGGATGTCGCGTGCCTGCACGCGCGGGGCCGCCGCCAGGAGGGTTCGTGGCTAGGGCGGGGGTGGGGGTGGTTGGGCGAGAGGGAGACACGGGTGTCGCGGCGGGGACCGGTGCTCCAAGGCCAGATGGTGGTCGGCGGAGAGCACCACGACAGGGAGTGAGGCGGATGGTTAGGCCGCCGCCAGGAGGGTTCGAGGCTAGGGCGAGGGCGGGGGTGGTTGGGCGAGAGGGAGACACGGGTGTCGCGGCGGGGGCATCACGAGCGAGCTGTACTGATTCGCTATCTGGGCCGCACCAAACATCGCTGGAATATGGGCCACATGACGATTTTAGCCCACGACACCAGCATTGTTTGTGGTGCTTTCTTTACTAATGTGGTTAGTGCCATACCGGCTAGTGAAACAGGTAGAGAACGACTTATAAGCGTTGGTGCAGCCCCAAATGTCAACTTGTTTGTGACTCAATGGCGTTAGTAGAGAACAATTTAGGTAATGTAGATATTTGTTTTGCTTGGCGAGGAAATGGGCCTGCTGGGTTGCATGCGTTGGGACGGCGCGAGAGGGAAGGCAGGGCGCGAGAGGGAAGGCAGGGCGCGAGAGGGAGCAGAGCTGCGCCTTGGTGGGGCCCGCGGCGTgggaggcagaaccgtgcaccatccTGGGTGTGTACGTCTACACTATCGTCTTatatagtagtagagatatataatCTGGTCCGTCCGTCCGTCCCTACGCACGCGGGCGCCGATGGATGGGCCTGGGCCTGGGCCTGAGCCTGAGCCTGAGCCTGGTGCTGGTGAAGTGAAGTGACGCATCCAGCGAATTCATGGCGCCGAGTACGTCCGTTCGGACAGTCACGCACACGTCCGTGccggctgcgcagtggaccgggaGAATCTCTCCGGACGCGAGCCGAGCCTGCCTGCCCTGCCTACTCGACCTCGTTTCGCAACAGGGAGAGACAGACGAAAAAGATGCTTGCTACCTGCTGCCTGCTGACATGTACCAGGAGTAGTGATATGCCCTGCCCtggttttatttatttatttatttatttatttatttattagtacTTCTCTCTCTGCTACTACTGCTAGTACTATATATATATGCGAGTACGTGTACGTGCATGGAGAGAGGTCGTATTGTATTTGTACGGCTCGCAACATGCTACAATCTGTGAGGCAAAACGAACTCAAACCAGCAGCCAGTGAAGCCAGCCAAGTCCTATAGGATCtagaaaaaagaaaataaaaagatgtATATTGCATAAGGGAAGGAAGGAAGGAAGGAAGAAAGAAAGCTGAACTGAACTGAACAGGAGGAGACGAGGAGGCCCTTATATATGTCGATCTACAGTCTGACGGTGGCCGGCCGTTAGAAGCAGAAACCTTGGCATTGCCGTCCCGTGCCGTGCGGTGCGTGCCCGGCGATCTCGGCCTCGTCCGGCCCTCGCCAGTCGCCCCTGTGGCCCGCGCCCGTGCTCGTGCTCGAGTCGAGGGAACGCATGGAACTTTTGCCTGCCGGATGTGATGTGGTGTGGTGCAGCTGCAGGCGCAGgtgcagagagagagggagagatgagCAGGTGGCAGCAGCAGCTAGGAATTCGAGGTCGACGGGCCGGGGAGACAAGGGTCACATGGCGCCTGCCTCATGCAGCAGCAGCCGCAGCAGCAGCGGCGCTGCCCCTCTCTGCTCGCCGCGCGTGGCCCCCCGGCCCGCTCCCGCTCCACTCATGCTGTCATGCAACCCAAACAGCGGCCACAACCCACAACTCActcacacacacacacccacacCGCTTCTCTCTCTCACGTACACACACACTGTACACCCTACTGCTGCTAGTATAACGACATCTCTTGGAGTATTCGTTCTGTACCTGACTGGCTGGCTGGGTATAATACGTACGTACTCTGTAGTCTGTACTCACGTAGCAGTACGACTGTGTACCGTACGAGCGCCTCCACTCACATGCACGCTCAAGCTACTACTAACCCAACAAGCTCCTCGTCATCGGCGACGACACTCACACATCTCCGCTCCGGCCCCGTTCGTTCCCTTCTCCCTgctaataataataaaaataaaaataataataaagcaCTTCCTGACAAGGCCTCCCTATTTAAATCCCACCGGCCGGCCTCGCTCTTTCGCTCGCTGCCTCTAGCAGTCTCTTGCACAAGCACCCCaaccagccagccagccagccattACTCGGAAGCTTGCTTGCTGCTGCTGGCTGCTGAAGGCGCAGCAGAGCTAGCAAAGGCTTTCCCATCCAAAGGCGGGGCGGGGGAGCGACTCTCTCAGGCAAAAATAAAAGCTTGGTAAGCAGTAAGCACCCGTCTCTGTACGTGTAGGCAGAGCTGAGTTGGGTCCGGCCGGCGCGCGTCTCTTCTTCCTCTTCCTCCTCCCGCCTCCCATCACGAactcttcttcctcctccacctcctctggACCACACCGCAGGGCGCAGGCGCAGGCGCTTGGATCGCAAGCGTCGCTCATGGCTTTCTGGCCGACGACAGGGATCTGCTTCTTCTCTCTCTGCATTCACTCTTCTCtgagtgagtgagtgagtgagtgaCTGAGTGAGTGGAGTGAGTGCGTGTATGTGTGTGCAAGGACGGTGTTTTACTGCGCGCCATTAAAGTCCTCTGTGTCTCTCACTCACGCGCGCGCGCTACTGAATGAGAGCCGTCTTCTCCGACACACACCCACTCCCCCCCACACCCCcacacacacactcacacacaccgGCCGCCGGGAAATGTTGCTGCTGTTCGTGTTCTTCTCCCGCCGCTGATCCCAGCGTTTCCGAACCAGATGTGAAGCCGCTTGCTCTGCGATTGCTGGTTGCGGCGGGCTGCAGCGTTGTCTGAGGTGCGTGGTCAAGTCGAGGCGAAGATGAGCAAGGAGGACGTGCTCAAGGTGCAGGTGAGTTCGCTCCGCTCCGCtctgcttcttcttcttttcttgccGATCGACTCAACCAAGTGTGTGCATGCCTGTTCTCTGAACATTCgttcttttttcttcttcttctttctgttggaTGGTTGGTTCATTCCCAGACTTGCGTGCTGAAAGTGAATATCCACTGCGATGGGTGCGAGAAGAAGGTCAAGAAGATCCTCCACAAGATCGATGGTAACAAACAAACATTCTTCTAAGTCAAATTgcttcattctttttcttttcttttcttttttaaaaAAGAAAGACCCCGAGCTTTGCTCTCTTGTGTTGTGCTCACACAGTTCACTGCGTTGGATCCTAGTAAATGCTTGGTTCTGTTCTGCTCAGATTTGCTGCTTCTGTGTTCTTCTATTCTGAAAAGCATTTGCCCCCTCCTAATCTTATCTTAAGTAGGAGTAGAAATGAAAAAGTGCTGCGCTGATCTGCAGGCGTGTACCAGAGCAGCATAGATGCGGAGCAGGGGAAGGTGACGGTGTCCGGCCTCATGGATCCGGCCACCGTCATCAAGAAGCTCAACAAGGCGGGCAAGCCGGCGCAGCTGTGGGGCGCCAAGCCTGGCGTGGTGAGCCAGCTCCAGAAGCTGCAgcttggcggcggcggcggtggcggcggtggcaaGGACAAGCAGCCCAAGGGTGGCGACGGCGGGGGCAAGGGTCAGCAGCCTAAGGGTGGCGACGGCGGCGGGAAGGGCCAGcagaccaagggcggcggcggcggaggaggaggaggaggcaagGGCGGGAAAGATGCGAACATGGTGCTGCCGCAGCCGACACCACAGCAGATGCAGCAGCTGATGCAGATGAAGGGCATGAAGCTGCCTCCTGAGCTCCTCATGGGCATGGGCGGCAGCAAGATGCCGCCGTTCCCGTCGCCCGCGCCTGCACCCGgcccgccgccgccggcggccaAGGACCCCAAGCCCGCCAAGTTCAGCTACCCCGAGGACGACGAGTTCGGGGACGAAGGCAGCGAGTTCGACGACGAGTTCGATGACTTCGACGATGAGGACGACTTCGAGGACGACGGCTTCGACGATGACGACCTGTACGGTGACCCCAAGATGATGGCGAAGCCCGTGGCCATGCCGCCGGCCGCCGGCAAGAAAGGCGGGAACGGTGGCAAGAAGGGCGGTGGCGGTGGGAACGAGATCCCCGTGCAGGTGAAGGGGAACGCGCACAACGGCGGCGGCAAGAAGGACTCGGGCGCGAAGCAGAACCAGGGAGGCGGGaagaacggcggcggcggcggcggctcgcaGGCGCCGCAGAACGGCAAGGGCGGCGGGAACGGGAACCAGCAGGGCaagaagggcggcggcggcggcggtggtgggcCGCCTGCCGGTTCTGGCGCCCCGATGATGGGCAGCATGGCAATGCCAGCGCCGCGGCCGCCGCTGCCGCAGCAGCAACAGCCGGGCCCGGGCATGATGATGAGGCCGCCGAACATGATGGGCGGCGCCGGTTTCCCCGGTGGTGGCATGGGGCCGGGCATGGGCCAGATGGGCGGCGCGCCGATGGGCCACCCTCACCACCCGCACCCGCACCCGCACCAGCACATGGGTGCGGGTGGCAATGGCATGCAGATGCAgcctggcggtggcggtggcggtgccGTGCATGGCATGCCAGCCGGCGCCATGCCGGGACATGCTGCTGGGTTCTACCAAGGCGGCGGTGGTGCAGCCGGCGGCGGCATGCCGTCCGGGCCAGAGATGCTGCAGGCGGCCGGGAACCCCATGGCCATGGcggcgcagcagcagcagtacatgGCGATGATGCAGCAACAGCAGATGATGAATGGTCACGGCGCCGGCGGCGCCGGCGGGTACCCGGCGATGGGGTACGGGTACGGCCGGCCGGCGATGCAGTACCCACCGCCGCCGCCGTACTACTACCACCCGATGCCGCAGCGGCACCCGCACGACAACATGTTCAGCG harbors:
- the LOC100382282 gene encoding heavy metal-associated isoprenylated plant protein 33-like isoform X1, with the protein product MSKEDVLKVQTCVLKVNIHCDGCEKKVKKILHKIDGVYQSSIDAEQGKVTVSGLMDPATVIKKLNKAGKPAQLWGAKPGVVSQLQKLQLGGGGGGGGGKDKQPKGGDGGGKGQQPKGGDGGGKGQQTKGGGGGGGGGGKGGKDANMVLPQPTPQQMQQLMQMKGMKLPPELLMGMGGSKMPPFPSPAPAPGPPPPAAKDPKPAKFSYPEDDEFGDEGSEFDDEFDDFDDEDDFEDDGFDDDDLYGDPKMMAKPVAMPPAAGKKGGNGGKKGGGGGNEIPVQVKGNAHNGGGKKDSGAKQNQGGGKNGGGGGGSQAPQNGKGGGNGNQQGKKGGGGGGGGPPAGSGAPMMGSMAMPAPRPPLPQQQQPGPGMMMRPPNMMGGAGFPGGGMGPGMGQMGGAPMGHPHHPHPHPHQHMGAGGNGMQMQPGGGGGGAVHGMPAGAMPGHAAGFYQGGGGAAGGGMPSGPEMLQAAGNPMAMAAQQQQYMAMMQQQQMMNGHGAGGAGGYPAMGYGYGRPAMQYPPPPPYYYHPMPQRHPHDNMFSDENPNSCTVM
- the LOC100382282 gene encoding Heavy metal-associated isoprenylated plant protein 33-like → MSKEDVLKTCVLKVNIHCDGCEKKVKKILHKIDGVYQSSIDAEQGKVTVSGLMDPATVIKKLNKAGKPAQLWGAKPGVVSQLQKLQLGGGGGGGGGKDKQPKGGDGGGKGQQPKGGDGGGKGQQTKGGGGGGGGGGKGGKDANMVLPQPTPQQMQQLMQMKGMKLPPELLMGMGGSKMPPFPSPAPAPGPPPPAAKDPKPAKFSYPEDDEFGDEGSEFDDEFDDFDDEDDFEDDGFDDDDLYGDPKMMAKPVAMPPAAGKKGGNGGKKGGGGGNEIPVQVKGNAHNGGGKKDSGAKQNQGGGKNGGGGGGSQAPQNGKGGGNGNQQGKKGGGGGGGGPPAGSGAPMMGSMAMPAPRPPLPQQQQPGPGMMMRPPNMMGGAGFPGGGMGPGMGQMGGAPMGHPHHPHPHPHQHMGAGGNGMQMQPGGGGGGAVHGMPAGAMPGHAAGFYQGGGGAAGGGMPSGPEMLQAAGNPMAMAAQQQQYMAMMQQQQMMNGHGAGGAGGYPAMGYGYGRPAMQYPPPPPYYYHPMPQRHPHDNMFSDENPNSCTVM